From the Cucurbita pepo subsp. pepo cultivar mu-cu-16 chromosome LG05, ASM280686v2, whole genome shotgun sequence genome, one window contains:
- the LOC111795667 gene encoding nitrate regulatory gene2 protein-like isoform X2 — MFLQQTPSDSAHEAIAACPSCASSSSTSAESSMDEGEEQEEQEEEEEEEEEEELVEERIEQVPSYFYMQMPPPMPSPQREFAWDFFNPFDSMRTDVVAAAAEYRQSSEDDLRMVREEEGIPELEEAEEEKEEQRQRVVAVVEEENVGGLKEQRNGVEMVKEEGKLKQKGLTVIDTPVEGRELLEALQDIEDYFIRAYDSGIDVSRMLEANKIQLQSGLEEIKENSTKLIQAITWHRAATVKPSSCKSLVASSSKSSSSWTEFKNELFDDYGVMDSGSHSSTLGRLYAWEKKLYEEVKAGDSMRKLYEKRCSRLRNQDIKGSNGVTSDKTRVAVKDLYARILVAIRSAESISTRIEKLRDDELQPQIIELLKGLTRTWKIMLEVHETQKKIILEVKTYSCHSYLKFCNESHRLATLQLGAELLNWRSCFSKYVESQRAYIEALHGWLTKFVMPEVEFYSRSRASSVPYGLHGPPLLSICRDWLSSMQKLPDKTVSFSLKSFSKDMKALSDKQMEEQQQKRRVESMVKELDRKILSFQKTETKFLEFNFTETKSELEVENENEYLTEKKDQLDMFRKKLDLEKEKHHNCIQEAQSITLNGIQTGFSAVFESLSEFAKASQKMYNDLVTNSENANKPENMNYIEGSQSEENVGR, encoded by the exons ATGTTTCTTCAGCAAACACCTTCTGATTCCGCCCATGAAGCCATAGCTGCCTGTCCTTCATGtgcttcctcttcttcaacctctgCAGAGTCCTCCATGGATGaaggagaagaacaagaagaacaagaagaagaagaagaagaagaagaagaagaagagctaGTTGAGGAGAGGATAGAACAGGTCCCTTCATATTTCTACATGCAAATGCCACCACCAATGCCATCTCCTCAGAGGGAGTTTGCATGGGATTTTTTCAATCCATTTGACAGTATGAGGACTGATGTCGTCGCTGCCGCCGCCGAGTATCGACAAAGCTCGGAGGACGATCTCAGGATGGTGAGGGAGGAAGAAGGCATTCCAGAGCTGGAAGAggcagaggaagaaaaggaagagcaAAGGCAGAGAGTTGTGGCTGTTGTTGAAGAGGAAAATGTTGGTGGTCTTAAAGAGCAAAGGAATGGAGTTGAAATGGTCAAAGAAGAGGGTAAGTTGAAGCAGAAAGGGCTAACAGTCATTGACACACCAGTGGAAGGAAGGGAACTTTTGGAAGCTTTGCAGGACATTGAGGATTATTTCATTAGGGCTTATGATTCCGGAATTGATGTTTCTAGGATGTTAGAGGCCAACAAAATTCAGCTCCAGTCTGGTTTAGAGGAGATCAAAG AAAACTCAACAAAACTCATCCAAGCGATAACTTGGCACCGGGCTGCTACGGTCAAGCCTTCATCATGTAAGAGTCTAGTAGCATCCAGTTCAAAGAGTTCTTCGTCATGGACAGAGTTTAAGAATGAACTGTTTGATGATTATGGCGTAATGGACTCGGGAAGCCATTCATCAACTCTTGGACGGTTATATGCTTGGGAGAAAAAACTCTACGAAGAGGTTAAG GCTGGGGACAGTATGCGCAAACTGTACGAGAAAAGATGTTCACGACTAAGAAACCAGGACATTAAAGGGAGTAATGGAGTCACATCTGATAAAACTCGAGTTGCAGTAAAAGATTTATATGCCAGGATCTTGGTCGCCATTCGGAGTGCCGAGTCTATCTCAACAAGAATAGAGAAACTCAGAGATGACGAGCTACAACCTCAGATCATTGAGCTATTAAAAGG CTTAACAAGAACATGGAAAATCATGTTGGAGGTTCATGAAACCCAGAAAAAGATTATTCTTGAAGTTAAGACTTATTCCTGCCATTCTTATCTGAAATTCTGTAACGAATCTCATCGTCTTGCAACACTTCAGCTTGGGGCTGAGCTTCTAAACTGGCGTTCgtgtttttcaaaatatgtTGAATCACAAAGGGCTTACATTGAAGCTCTCCATGGATGGCTGACCAAGTTTGTAATGCCTGAGGTCGAATTCTATTCTCGAAGTCGGGCTTCGTCTGTACCTTATGGGCTGCACGGACCTCCATTGCTTTCAATCTGCCGTGATTGGCTATCTTCCATGCAAAAGTTACCAGATAAAACAGTATCCTTTTCATTGAAAAGTTTTTCAAAGGATATGAAGGCTCTATCAGATAAGCAGATGGAAGAGCAGCAACAAAAGAGAAGAGTTGAAAGTATGGTGAAGGAACTCGATCGAAAGATTCTGTCATTCCAAAAAACAGAGACCAAGTTCTTGGAATTCAACTTTACCGAGACAAAATCAGAGTTGGAAGTCGAAAATGAGAACGAATACTtgacagagaagaaagatcAGCTGGACATGTTCAGAAAGAAGCTAGACTTGGAGAAGGAAAAGCACCATAACTGCATTCAAGAAGCACAAAGTATCACATTAAATGGAATCCAAACAGGGTTTTCTGCAGTTTTTGAATCCTTATCAGAGTTTGCCAAGGCTTCCCAAAAAATGTACAACGACCTCGTGACAAACAGCGAGAATGCCAATAAACCCGAAAATATGAACTATATTGAGGGCTCCCAATCAGAAGAAAATGTTGGCAGATGA
- the LOC111795721 gene encoding probable protein phosphatase 2C 60: MFSELMNFLRACFRPRSNRHVHKGSDAGGRQDGLLWYKDSGQHANGEFSMAVVQANNLLEDQSQIESGNLSLHESGPYGTFVGVYDGHGGPETSRYVNDHLFQHLKRFTSEQQSMSVDVIRKAFQATEDGVVAQVSKQWSMRPQIAAVGSCCLVGVICGGTLYIANLGDSRAVLGRVVKATGEVLSVQLSAEHNASIESVRHELRALHPDDPQIVVLKHNVWRVKGLIQVSRSIGDVYLKKAEFNREPLYAKFRLREPITKPILSAEPSISLLQLQPQDQFIIFASDGLWEHLSNQEAVDIVQNHPRRGSARRLVKAALLEAAKKREMRYSDLKKIDRGVRRHFHDDITVIVVFLDSNLVSRGSSTKCASLSIRGGGVNLRPNSLAPCTTPSDHSMT, from the exons ATGTTCTCAGAGTTGATGAACTTTCTGAGAGCTTGTTTTCGACCGAGGTCGAACCGACATGTCCACAAAGGTTCAGATGCTGGTGGGCGACAGGATGGTCTCCTATGGTACAAGGATAGTGGACAGCATGCCAATGGTGAGTTTTCAATGGCTGTAGTTCAAGCTAACAATTTACTTGAAGATCAAAGCCAGATAGAGTCAGGCAATTTGAGCTTGCACGAGTCTGGGCCATATGGTACCTTTGTTGGAGTGTATGATGGGCATGGAGGGCCCGAGACGTCGCGCTATGTTAACGATCATCTTTTCCAGCATCTTAAAA GGTTTACTTCAGAGCAACAATCCATGTCAGTGGATGTCATAAGAAAGGCCTTTCAAGCTACAGAAGACGGGGTCGTTGCTCAAGTTTCGAAACAATGGTCGATGAGGCCACAAATTGCAGCTGTTGGATCTTGCTGCCTTGTTGGTGTAATTTGTGGTGGAACCCTTTACATTGCTAACCTTGGCGATTCACGAGCTGTTTTAGGGCGAGTCGTGAAAGCAACAGGGGAAGTTTTGTCCGTTCAGTTGTCAGCCGAGCATAATGCATCTATAGAGTCTGTTCGGCACGAGCTACGTGCTCTGCATCCTGATGACCCCCAGATTGTAGTTTTGAAGCATAATGTATGGCGCGTGAAGGGCCTTATACAG GTTTCTCGATCGATTGGCGATGTCTATTTGAAGAAAGCTGAATTCAACCGAGAGCCTCTTTATGCCAAGTTTCGCCTTCGTGAACCGATCACAAAGCCGATATTGAGTGCCGAACCATCTATTTCCCTGCTCCAGTTACAGCCACAGGATCAATTTATCATATTTGCTTCAGATGGGCTCTGGGAACACCTTAGCAACCAGGAAGCTGTGGATATTGTCCAAAACCATCCACGTAGG GGAAGTGCAAGGAGGCTAGTGAAAGCAGCACTGCTAGAGGCagcaaagaagagagaaatgagaTACTCTGACTTGAAGAAGATCGACCGTGGCGTACGGCGACATTTCCACGATGACATTACAGTGATTGTTGTGTTTCTCGACTCAAACCTCGTGAGCCGAGGTAGCTCTACAAAATGTGCAAGCCTATCCATACGAGGGGGCGGAGTTAACTTGCGTCCAAACTCATTGGCCCCTTGCACCACGCCATCAGACCACAGCATGACCTGA
- the LOC111795667 gene encoding nitrate regulatory gene2 protein-like isoform X1, producing the protein MGCVASKLEEEEEVVTICRERKRQLKLAVERRYALAEAHCKYCQALYAVSAAIKLFVARHSSPSPFLITFPPPCSSSSPPPSEKVVNNPMFLQQTPSDSAHEAIAACPSCASSSSTSAESSMDEGEEQEEQEEEEEEEEEEELVEERIEQVPSYFYMQMPPPMPSPQREFAWDFFNPFDSMRTDVVAAAAEYRQSSEDDLRMVREEEGIPELEEAEEEKEEQRQRVVAVVEEENVGGLKEQRNGVEMVKEEGKLKQKGLTVIDTPVEGRELLEALQDIEDYFIRAYDSGIDVSRMLEANKIQLQSGLEEIKENSTKLIQAITWHRAATVKPSSCKSLVASSSKSSSSWTEFKNELFDDYGVMDSGSHSSTLGRLYAWEKKLYEEVKAGDSMRKLYEKRCSRLRNQDIKGSNGVTSDKTRVAVKDLYARILVAIRSAESISTRIEKLRDDELQPQIIELLKGLTRTWKIMLEVHETQKKIILEVKTYSCHSYLKFCNESHRLATLQLGAELLNWRSCFSKYVESQRAYIEALHGWLTKFVMPEVEFYSRSRASSVPYGLHGPPLLSICRDWLSSMQKLPDKTVSFSLKSFSKDMKALSDKQMEEQQQKRRVESMVKELDRKILSFQKTETKFLEFNFTETKSELEVENENEYLTEKKDQLDMFRKKLDLEKEKHHNCIQEAQSITLNGIQTGFSAVFESLSEFAKASQKMYNDLVTNSENANKPENMNYIEGSQSEENVGR; encoded by the exons atgGGTTGTGTTGCCTCAAAgttagaggaagaagaagaagttgttACCATCTGTAGAGAAAGAAAACGGCAACTAAAGTTAGCTGTTGAGAGAAGGTATGCTCTAGCAGAGGCTCATTGTAAATATTGTCAAGCTTTATATGCTGTTTCAGCTGCCATTAAGCTCTTTGTAGCTCGCCATTCTTCTCCTTCCCCTTTTCTCATCACATTCCCTCCTccatgttcttcttcttctcctcccccTTCAGAAAAAGTGGTAAACAATCCAATGTTTCTTCAGCAAACACCTTCTGATTCCGCCCATGAAGCCATAGCTGCCTGTCCTTCATGtgcttcctcttcttcaacctctgCAGAGTCCTCCATGGATGaaggagaagaacaagaagaacaagaagaagaagaagaagaagaagaagaagaagagctaGTTGAGGAGAGGATAGAACAGGTCCCTTCATATTTCTACATGCAAATGCCACCACCAATGCCATCTCCTCAGAGGGAGTTTGCATGGGATTTTTTCAATCCATTTGACAGTATGAGGACTGATGTCGTCGCTGCCGCCGCCGAGTATCGACAAAGCTCGGAGGACGATCTCAGGATGGTGAGGGAGGAAGAAGGCATTCCAGAGCTGGAAGAggcagaggaagaaaaggaagagcaAAGGCAGAGAGTTGTGGCTGTTGTTGAAGAGGAAAATGTTGGTGGTCTTAAAGAGCAAAGGAATGGAGTTGAAATGGTCAAAGAAGAGGGTAAGTTGAAGCAGAAAGGGCTAACAGTCATTGACACACCAGTGGAAGGAAGGGAACTTTTGGAAGCTTTGCAGGACATTGAGGATTATTTCATTAGGGCTTATGATTCCGGAATTGATGTTTCTAGGATGTTAGAGGCCAACAAAATTCAGCTCCAGTCTGGTTTAGAGGAGATCAAAG AAAACTCAACAAAACTCATCCAAGCGATAACTTGGCACCGGGCTGCTACGGTCAAGCCTTCATCATGTAAGAGTCTAGTAGCATCCAGTTCAAAGAGTTCTTCGTCATGGACAGAGTTTAAGAATGAACTGTTTGATGATTATGGCGTAATGGACTCGGGAAGCCATTCATCAACTCTTGGACGGTTATATGCTTGGGAGAAAAAACTCTACGAAGAGGTTAAG GCTGGGGACAGTATGCGCAAACTGTACGAGAAAAGATGTTCACGACTAAGAAACCAGGACATTAAAGGGAGTAATGGAGTCACATCTGATAAAACTCGAGTTGCAGTAAAAGATTTATATGCCAGGATCTTGGTCGCCATTCGGAGTGCCGAGTCTATCTCAACAAGAATAGAGAAACTCAGAGATGACGAGCTACAACCTCAGATCATTGAGCTATTAAAAGG CTTAACAAGAACATGGAAAATCATGTTGGAGGTTCATGAAACCCAGAAAAAGATTATTCTTGAAGTTAAGACTTATTCCTGCCATTCTTATCTGAAATTCTGTAACGAATCTCATCGTCTTGCAACACTTCAGCTTGGGGCTGAGCTTCTAAACTGGCGTTCgtgtttttcaaaatatgtTGAATCACAAAGGGCTTACATTGAAGCTCTCCATGGATGGCTGACCAAGTTTGTAATGCCTGAGGTCGAATTCTATTCTCGAAGTCGGGCTTCGTCTGTACCTTATGGGCTGCACGGACCTCCATTGCTTTCAATCTGCCGTGATTGGCTATCTTCCATGCAAAAGTTACCAGATAAAACAGTATCCTTTTCATTGAAAAGTTTTTCAAAGGATATGAAGGCTCTATCAGATAAGCAGATGGAAGAGCAGCAACAAAAGAGAAGAGTTGAAAGTATGGTGAAGGAACTCGATCGAAAGATTCTGTCATTCCAAAAAACAGAGACCAAGTTCTTGGAATTCAACTTTACCGAGACAAAATCAGAGTTGGAAGTCGAAAATGAGAACGAATACTtgacagagaagaaagatcAGCTGGACATGTTCAGAAAGAAGCTAGACTTGGAGAAGGAAAAGCACCATAACTGCATTCAAGAAGCACAAAGTATCACATTAAATGGAATCCAAACAGGGTTTTCTGCAGTTTTTGAATCCTTATCAGAGTTTGCCAAGGCTTCCCAAAAAATGTACAACGACCTCGTGACAAACAGCGAGAATGCCAATAAACCCGAAAATATGAACTATATTGAGGGCTCCCAATCAGAAGAAAATGTTGGCAGATGA
- the LOC111795667 gene encoding nitrate regulatory gene2 protein-like isoform X3 produces MDEGEEQEEQEEEEEEEEEEELVEERIEQVPSYFYMQMPPPMPSPQREFAWDFFNPFDSMRTDVVAAAAEYRQSSEDDLRMVREEEGIPELEEAEEEKEEQRQRVVAVVEEENVGGLKEQRNGVEMVKEEGKLKQKGLTVIDTPVEGRELLEALQDIEDYFIRAYDSGIDVSRMLEANKIQLQSGLEEIKENSTKLIQAITWHRAATVKPSSCKSLVASSSKSSSSWTEFKNELFDDYGVMDSGSHSSTLGRLYAWEKKLYEEVKAGDSMRKLYEKRCSRLRNQDIKGSNGVTSDKTRVAVKDLYARILVAIRSAESISTRIEKLRDDELQPQIIELLKGLTRTWKIMLEVHETQKKIILEVKTYSCHSYLKFCNESHRLATLQLGAELLNWRSCFSKYVESQRAYIEALHGWLTKFVMPEVEFYSRSRASSVPYGLHGPPLLSICRDWLSSMQKLPDKTVSFSLKSFSKDMKALSDKQMEEQQQKRRVESMVKELDRKILSFQKTETKFLEFNFTETKSELEVENENEYLTEKKDQLDMFRKKLDLEKEKHHNCIQEAQSITLNGIQTGFSAVFESLSEFAKASQKMYNDLVTNSENANKPENMNYIEGSQSEENVGR; encoded by the exons ATGGATGaaggagaagaacaagaagaacaagaagaagaagaagaagaagaagaagaagaagagctaGTTGAGGAGAGGATAGAACAGGTCCCTTCATATTTCTACATGCAAATGCCACCACCAATGCCATCTCCTCAGAGGGAGTTTGCATGGGATTTTTTCAATCCATTTGACAGTATGAGGACTGATGTCGTCGCTGCCGCCGCCGAGTATCGACAAAGCTCGGAGGACGATCTCAGGATGGTGAGGGAGGAAGAAGGCATTCCAGAGCTGGAAGAggcagaggaagaaaaggaagagcaAAGGCAGAGAGTTGTGGCTGTTGTTGAAGAGGAAAATGTTGGTGGTCTTAAAGAGCAAAGGAATGGAGTTGAAATGGTCAAAGAAGAGGGTAAGTTGAAGCAGAAAGGGCTAACAGTCATTGACACACCAGTGGAAGGAAGGGAACTTTTGGAAGCTTTGCAGGACATTGAGGATTATTTCATTAGGGCTTATGATTCCGGAATTGATGTTTCTAGGATGTTAGAGGCCAACAAAATTCAGCTCCAGTCTGGTTTAGAGGAGATCAAAG AAAACTCAACAAAACTCATCCAAGCGATAACTTGGCACCGGGCTGCTACGGTCAAGCCTTCATCATGTAAGAGTCTAGTAGCATCCAGTTCAAAGAGTTCTTCGTCATGGACAGAGTTTAAGAATGAACTGTTTGATGATTATGGCGTAATGGACTCGGGAAGCCATTCATCAACTCTTGGACGGTTATATGCTTGGGAGAAAAAACTCTACGAAGAGGTTAAG GCTGGGGACAGTATGCGCAAACTGTACGAGAAAAGATGTTCACGACTAAGAAACCAGGACATTAAAGGGAGTAATGGAGTCACATCTGATAAAACTCGAGTTGCAGTAAAAGATTTATATGCCAGGATCTTGGTCGCCATTCGGAGTGCCGAGTCTATCTCAACAAGAATAGAGAAACTCAGAGATGACGAGCTACAACCTCAGATCATTGAGCTATTAAAAGG CTTAACAAGAACATGGAAAATCATGTTGGAGGTTCATGAAACCCAGAAAAAGATTATTCTTGAAGTTAAGACTTATTCCTGCCATTCTTATCTGAAATTCTGTAACGAATCTCATCGTCTTGCAACACTTCAGCTTGGGGCTGAGCTTCTAAACTGGCGTTCgtgtttttcaaaatatgtTGAATCACAAAGGGCTTACATTGAAGCTCTCCATGGATGGCTGACCAAGTTTGTAATGCCTGAGGTCGAATTCTATTCTCGAAGTCGGGCTTCGTCTGTACCTTATGGGCTGCACGGACCTCCATTGCTTTCAATCTGCCGTGATTGGCTATCTTCCATGCAAAAGTTACCAGATAAAACAGTATCCTTTTCATTGAAAAGTTTTTCAAAGGATATGAAGGCTCTATCAGATAAGCAGATGGAAGAGCAGCAACAAAAGAGAAGAGTTGAAAGTATGGTGAAGGAACTCGATCGAAAGATTCTGTCATTCCAAAAAACAGAGACCAAGTTCTTGGAATTCAACTTTACCGAGACAAAATCAGAGTTGGAAGTCGAAAATGAGAACGAATACTtgacagagaagaaagatcAGCTGGACATGTTCAGAAAGAAGCTAGACTTGGAGAAGGAAAAGCACCATAACTGCATTCAAGAAGCACAAAGTATCACATTAAATGGAATCCAAACAGGGTTTTCTGCAGTTTTTGAATCCTTATCAGAGTTTGCCAAGGCTTCCCAAAAAATGTACAACGACCTCGTGACAAACAGCGAGAATGCCAATAAACCCGAAAATATGAACTATATTGAGGGCTCCCAATCAGAAGAAAATGTTGGCAGATGA
- the LOC111795668 gene encoding protein CHAPERONE-LIKE PROTEIN OF POR1, chloroplastic-like, whose product MAATLSVRPNTPAAGSPFSRPPFRRSGSTFPGKTVSWTGGVPPLCREYARTLLLPVQASSRADDSAPSEMSLENALKLLGVSEGASFDEILRAKNSILATCSDDKGIAQVEAAYDILLMQSLTRRRAGKVENSRIRYADVKPVNSPGVGSMSQWLRNVPVSVETPSTGDLGIQAGVYGALAVLTYVNGAASSSSLPYAGADVPGLILAGSFGASLYFMTKKNVKLGKATAITLGGLVAGAVVGSAVESWLQVDIVPFLGIHSPATVVSEFLIFSQFLVSLYLR is encoded by the exons ATGGCAGCCACCCTCTCCGTCCGGCCTAACACCCCTGCCGCCGGTTCACCGTTCTCCCGACCGCCCTTCCGACGATCCGGCTCAACATTTCCCGGTAAAACTGTTTCCTGGACCGGTGGTGTCCCTCCTCTCTGCCGTGAATATGCTAGGACGCTGCTGCTGCCGGTTCAGGCGAGCTCGCGCGCTGACGACTCGGCGCCGTCTGAGATGTCTCTCGAGAACGCGCTTAAGCTTCTTGGAGTCTCTGAAGGAGCCTCCTTCGATGAAATACTCCGCGCCAAGAATTCCATTCTTGCTACTTGCAGCGACGACAAGGGGATTGCTCAG GTTGAAGCTGCGTATGACATACTGCTGATGCAGAGCTTAACTCGGCGTCGAGCTGGGAAAGTTGAGAACAGTCGCATCCGGTATGCTGATGTGAAACCAGTAAATTCTCCTGGTGTAGGTTCAATGTCTCAGTGGCTGCGGAACGTGCCTGTTTCTGTAGAAACACCATCTACTGGTGACTTGGGCATACAAGCTGGTGTATATGGGGCATTAGCAGTCTTGACATATGTAAATGGAGctgcttcatcttcttcactgCCTTATGCAGGTGCTGATGTTCCTGGACTGATCTTGGCTGGTAGCTTTGGAGCCTCCCTGTACTTTATGACCAAAAAGAACGTGAAATTAG GAAAGGCGACGGCGATAACACTAGGTGGCCTTGTGGCTGGTGCAGTAGTCGGTTCTGCAGTTGAGAGTTGGCTGCAGGTTGACATTGTTCCTTTCCTTGGTATACACTCTCCTGCTACTGTAGTAAGCGAATTCCTAATTTTCTCCCAATTCTTGGTCTCTTTATACCTTAGATAG